CCTCACCGAATCCGGAAGGATGGTAGCTTATAGCGACGCCATTTTTTCGATCGCTCTCACACTCATGGCCCTGGAAATCAAAATCCCACATCCCGAACAAATTGGCGAAAGTAGTTTACTATTTGCTCTTTTGGAAAGATGGCCAAGTTTTTTAAGTTTTTTTATTAGCTTTATGATCATCACAGTGGTTTGGACGAACCATCATACCATATTTAGGCATGTAAAATATATAGATCACAACCTAATGATCTTAAATAACCTGCTTTTGTTAAACGTAATCTTTATACCATTCTGTTCCGAAATGCTCGGCGAATATATGTTGCAGAACAATACAAATGCAAATTTTGCAGTATTTCTATATGGAGCCTGGATTGCCATTGGAGGGATCCCGTTCAACCTTGTGTGGAGGTATGGGGTCAAAAAGAAAGAACTGCTGAACCCGGAGTCAGACCCAATCGAAATTCAAAAAATCACTTCGCATTTCATCAAAGGGCCTTATATTTACGCCTTTGTTACCATATTATCTTTTTTGAATATATGGCTTAGCATCATTGGATTCGGAATTCTTATTTTATTTTTCCTGGTTCCAACTGCATGGTTACTTCGAAAGAAATAGTCGAAGGAATAAGGTAGATCGGAATTGAAGTTAAGTAAATATATTAATTCAACTTGACATTGATTTCTGCAGCCCGACCAATTAGCCTATTGATATGAAACCCACAAAAAACTTTATCATATATTTATGTTATTTTATATTTACATCCATCTTCATAATTAATTGTTCTTCGTTTGATTCAAAAAAAACAGAGTCAAATGGAAAACTAGGTTATGTTAATGCCAAATCTGGATTATTGATTCGTGAAAAGCCGGGAAGGACAAATCCAAAAGTTACTCTAGTCCCATTTGGAAAAGAAGTTGTCATATTAAGATTTACTGATGTAGAAGATACCATTGAAAATATTAAAGCAAAATGGGTGGAAGTTCGTTATAAAGAATTTCAAGGTTTTATGTTTAGTGGATTTTTATCAAATTCACCATTTACATATGGAATCAGTGACCAATTTCGCTCCTCTTCAGCAAAATCAGATGATACCTTTGATAATTTAGATAAAAATACATGTAACGAATCAAAAGATAAAATTTATTGTTTTTCAAATTTTGGATATAAATTTCTAGAGACTGGCTATTTCAAAAAAGCAATA
The nucleotide sequence above comes from Leptospira harrisiae. Encoded proteins:
- a CDS encoding TMEM175 family protein is translated as MAAKIKNLTTPHKKTGPAPVLTESGRMVAYSDAIFSIALTLMALEIKIPHPEQIGESSLLFALLERWPSFLSFFISFMIITVVWTNHHTIFRHVKYIDHNLMILNNLLLLNVIFIPFCSEMLGEYMLQNNTNANFAVFLYGAWIAIGGIPFNLVWRYGVKKKELLNPESDPIEIQKITSHFIKGPYIYAFVTILSFLNIWLSIIGFGILILFFLVPTAWLLRKK